The nucleotide window CGGTGACGAGCACAAACGGCAGCGCAAGCTGCTCGTCCCGCCCTTCCACGGCCGCCGGCTGGCCACCTACGAGCGGATCGTCGAAGAGGAAACCGTCCGCGAACTGGCGAGCTGGCCCGAAGACAAGGCCTTCGCCACGCTGCCGTCGATGATGCGGATCACCCTCAACGCCATCCTCCGCGCGGTGTTCGGCGCCGAAGGGGCCGAGTTCGCCGAACTGCGCGCGCTGCTGCCGCCGTTCGTCACCCTCGGCTCGCGGCTGGCCGTCGCGCCGATCTCCAAGAAGGGCCGCTTCAACCCGTGGCGCCGCTTCGAACGCCTGCGCCGCGAGTACGACGCCATCGTCGACCGGCTCATCGCCAAGGCCCGCGCCGAACCCAAGGACGACGTCCTGTCGATGATGCTGCAGACCCGCTACGACGACGGGTCCGGGCTCAGCCGCGAAGACATCTCCGACCAGCTCCTCACCCTGCTCACCGCCGGGCACGAGACCACGGCGACCACGCTGGCCTGGGCCGTCGAACGCCTTCGCCGGCACCCGGAACTGCTGGCGGAACTCCGCACAGACGACAAGCTCCTCGACGCCACCATCCTCGAGGTCCAGCGCACCCGCCCGGTCATCGACCTGACCGCGCGGCAGGTCAAGCAGGACGGCTTCCGGCTCGGCCGGTGGACGCTGCCGAAGGGGTACGCGGTGCTCGTCAGCATCGCGCTGATCCACGACGACGACGCCGTCTTCCCGCACGCGGCCACCTTCGACCCGCACCGCTTCGCCGGCGCGCGACCCGATCTCTACCAGTGGATCCCGTTCGGCGGCGGCACCCGCCGCTGCCTCGGCGCCGCCTTCGCGACCATGGAGATGACCGTCGTGCTGCGGACCCTGCTGCGGGACTTCACGCTGGTACCGACGTCCGCGCCCGGCGAACGCTGGCACTCGCGGGGCGTCGCCTACGCCCCCGCCAAGGGCGGCCGCGCGGTCGTGCGCCGCCGCAGCACCACCGGAGGAGAGCAGTGACCGAACAGATCGCCGACGTCGGCCGCGGGATTTCCCTGGCCTACGAACGGATCGGGGACGCCGGCGCCGAGCCGCTGGTGCTCGTCGCCGGGCTCGGCCAGCAGCTGCACAGCTGGCCGGACGCCTTCTGCGCGGAGCTGGCCGGACGCGGGTACGAGGTCATCCGGTTCGACAACCGCGACGCCGGGCGCTCGACGCACCCGCGCTTCCGGCCGCCGAGCCTGCCGGGCATGCTCGCGGGCCGGTTCCCCGCGCAGCAGTACGACCTCACGGACATGGCCGCCGACACCGCCGGCCTGTTCGACGCCCTCGACCTGGAGACCGCGCACATCGCGGGCGTCTCCATGGGCGGCATGATCTCCCAGACCACCGCGGCGCTGTACCCGGCGCGGATCCGGACCCTGACGTCGATCATGTCGACGACCGGGTCGCGCCTGCTCGGCCGGCCCGCGCTCTCGACGTTGCGGATGATGGGCGCGAAGCCGCCGAAGTCCCGCGACGAGGCCGTCGAGAACGCCGTGCGGATGTTCCGCCACATCGGCTCGCACGGCTTCCCGTTCGACGAGGCCGGGGTGCGCGAGCGAGCCGGGACGGGCTGGGACCGCGACCCGACGTCCGGCGGCGTGGGCCGTCAGCTCGCCGCGATCATGAAGTCCGGCAACCGGACGCCGCTGCTGCGGAAGATCACCGCGCCGACGCTGGTGATCCACGGCGACCGCGACCGGATGGTGCACCCGACCGGCGGCGCCGCGACGGCGCGGGCCATCCGCGGCGCCCGCCTCGAGACCGTCCGCGGCATGGGTCACGACCTGCCCGAAGGCGCGTGGCCGACGATCCTCGACCTGATCGACCGGCACGCGAGGAGCAGCGATGTCCCGGCCTCGTAGCCTCGGCGGCCGCCCGGTGGTGATCACCGGCGCGGCGTCCGGCATCGGCCGCGCGCTGGCCACCCGGCTGTCCCGGCTCGGTTCGCCGGTCGCCCTCGCCGATGTCGACGAAGACGGCCTCAAGGCCACCGCGGCGGCGCTCCACGGCCGCGTCTTCACCCGCGTCCTCGACGTCCGCGACGCCGAAGACCAGCTGCGGTTCGCCGCGGAGGTGAAGGACTGGCTCCCCGCGCCGCTGGCGGCGGTGTTCAACAACGCCGGCGTCGCGGTGACGTCCAGCGTGCTCGACGCGGTGCCCGAGGACGACGACTGGCTGCACGACATCAACTTCCGCGGCGTCGTGCACGGGACGCGCGCGTTCCTGCCGATCCTCGTCGAGCAGGGCGAAGGCGCGATCGTGAACACCTCCAGCGTGTACGGCCTGCTCGGGGTGCCGTACCAGAGCGCCTACTGCGCGGCGAAGTTCGCCGTCCGCGGCTTCACCGAGTCGCTGCGGCAGGAGCTGCACGGCACCGCCGTCCGCGCGATCACCGTGCACCCGGGTGGCATCACGACGAACATCGCGCGCAACGCCCGGGTGCGCCGCGACCCCCAAGGGCTCGGCCGGACCAAGGAACAGATGGCCGCCCAGTTCGAGGCGATGACGATGACGTCGCCGGACAAGGCGGCGGCGATCATCCACACCGGTGTCGACCGCGGGAAGGCCCGCATCCTGGTCGGCCCGGACGCCTACGTGTTCGACGCGCTCACCCGGATCACCCCCACCCACTACAACGCCGTGCTGACACGCGTGCTGCAGCGCACCCGGCGGACGAAGGCGGTTTGAGATGACCGAACACCTCGACGTGCTGATCGTCGGCGCCGGGCTGTCCGGCGTCGGCGCCGCCCACCACCTGCGCACGGCGTTCCCGCGCAAGAACTACGCGATCCTCGAAGCCCGCGACTCGATCGGCGGCACCTGGGACCTGTTCCGCTACCCCGGCGTCCGGTCGGACTCGGACATGCAGACGCTCGGCTACCGGTTCCGGCCGTGGACCGACGCGAAGGCCATCGCGGACGGGCCGTCGATCCTCGGATACGTCCGCGACACCGCCGCCGAAGCCGGGATCGACCGGCACATCCGGTTCGGGCACCAGGTGGTCCGGGCCGCCTGGTCCACACAGGACGCCCGGTGGACGGTCGAGGCCGAGCACGACGGGCAGCCGGTGACCTTCACCGCGAAGTTCCTGTACCTGTGCAGCGGCTACTACGACTACGCGGCCGGGCACACGCCGGAGTTCCCCGGTCTGGAGGACTTCGGCGGCACGGTCGTCCACCCGCAGCACTGGCCCGAGGACCTCGACTACACCGGCAAGAAGGTCGTCGTCATCGGCAGCGGCGCGACGGCGGTGACGCTCGTGCCGGCGATGACCGACCGCGCCGCGCACGTGACGATGCTGCAGCGCTCCCCCACCTACATCCTGTCGCTGCCGTCGGAGGACGCGCTGGCCAACCGGCTGCGCGGGCTGCTCGGCGCGCGGCTGGCGTACCCGATCGCGCGCTGGAAGAACGTCGCGGTGAGCACGCTGATCTACCAGCTGAGCCGGCGCCGCCCGGGCCTGGTGAAGGCGATGATCCGGCGCGCCACCGTGAAGCAGCTGCCGGCCGGGTACGCCGTCGACACCCACTTCAAGCCGCGCTACCAGCCCTGGGACCAGCGGCTGTGCCTGGTCCCGGACGGTGACCTGTTCCGGTCCCTCAAGCGCGGCGACGCCTCGATCGTCACCGACCGGATCGCCGCCTTCACGAAAACCGGCATCCGGCTCGAATCGGGCGACGAGCTCGAGGCGGACGTCGTCGTCACCGCGACCGGGTTGCGGCTGCTGGCCTTCGGCGGCATCGAGCTGGCCGTCGACGGCAACCCGGTGAAACTGCCGGAAACCATGGCCTACAAGGGCATGATGCTCAGCGGCGTGCCGAACTTCGCCTTCACGATCGGCTACACGAACGCGTCGTGGACGCTCAAGGCCGACCTGGTCGGCGAGTACGTCGTCCGGTTGCTCCGCCACCTCGACCGGCACGGCTTCGACCAGTGCGTGCCGGTCAACGACGACCCGGCGGTCACCGAGCGGCCGCTGCTGGACTTCGACGCCGGGTACGTCCAGCGGTCGATCGACGAGTTCCCCAAGGCGGGTTCACGGCCGCCGTGGCAGCTGGGCATGAGCTACGCGCACGACGTCGTCAAGCTCCGGCACGGCAAGCTCGACGACAGCGCCCTGCGGTTCTCGCGGCGGCCCGGGACGGGAGCGGGCAGACTGAGCGCATGACGCTCTCTTCCCCCGCCCGGGACCGCTGACGTGCACGCCGCGGGCCTCGTGCTGCACCCCCGCCGCGACTCCGCGGCCGCCGTCGAAGCCGTGCTCGGCTGGGCGGGCAAGCGGAACATCGAGATCCTCGGGATCACCGACGAGATCGTCCGGCTGGACTGCGCCGCGGTGGGGGTGCCGCCCGAGGAGCTGGGGCGGCGGGCCGACCTGCTGGTCAGCCTGGGCGGCGACGGCACGATGCTGCGGGCGATGCGGCTGGCCGACGGGCAGCGCGCGCCGGTGCTCGGGGTGAACCTCGGCAAGCTCGGCTTCCTGGCCGAGGTCGACGTCCCCGACCTGCCGGGCGCGCTCTCGGCCATCGACGACCACGAGTTCACGGTCGAGCCGCGGCTGGCCGTGGACGCGGTGCTGCAGGGACGGCGGATCACGGCGTTCAACGACATCGCGGTGGTGCGGGTGCCCGGCGAGGGCAGCGCGGTGGTCGCCGTGCGGGTGGGCGGCCAGCCGTTCGTGAGCTACTCGGCCGACGCGGTGGTGGTGGCGACGCCGACCGGCTCGACGGCGTACAGCTTCTCGGCGGGCGGCCCGATCACCAGCCCGTCGGTGGAGGCCCTGCTGGTGACGCCGGCGGCGCCGCATTCGGCGTACAGCCGCGGCGTGGTGCTCTCGGTGCACGACGAGGTGACGCTGGAGCTGCTGCCGACCAGCGGCCGGCTCGCGGTGGAGGTGGACGGCCAGGTCGAGGGGTACGTCTCCCCCGGCGAGCGGCTCGACCTGCGCGCCCGCCCGAGCGCGGCGCGGGTGGTGCGGCTCGGGATGACGACGTTCTACCAGCGGGCGCGGCGCAAGCTCCGGCTCACCGACTCGGCCGAGATCCCGCAGGACGGCGACCACTGACCGTGTGCTGTGTCACAGCGGGAACGCGTCGGCCATGGTCACGGAAAGGTCACGGGTAGCGTGCGCGGCTGCGCCTGAACCAGCCGAACCGCCCCGGAGTGTCTCCCTACATGCTGTGTCCCGCCCCCGTGCGTCCCCGCCTGCGTGCCCGCCTCCTCGTCCCGACCGCCCTGACCGCCTTTCTCGGCGCCGTCGTGCTCCTCGCCGTGCTGCACGTCGACCGGCGGCTCGCGCCCCTCGACCCGGTGAGCACGATGCTCAGCGACTACGCGCTGAGCCCGGGGCGGTGGTTGTGGGACAGCGCGCTGTTGCTCACGAGCACCGGGTCGGCGCTGCTGCTGGTGGCGCTGTACCGGCGTGGGTTGCTGGCCAACCCGGCGCTCGTCGCGGCGAAGGCGCTGTGGTGCGTGAGCCTGCTGGCCGTGGTGATCTTCGCGAAGGACCCCCAGGGCGGCGCGATCACCGCAACGGGCAAGATCCACCTGTACGCCTCGGCGGTGACGTGCCTGAGCCTGCCGGTGGTCGGCTGGGCGCTGGGCCGCCGCCACCGCGACGACCCGCGCTGGCGGCGCGTCGCGACGTGGTCCCGCCGGCTGGCACTGGCGGCGATCCCGTTCTACCTGCCGTTCATCGTCCCCTTCGCGGTGAACGTGGTGTTCGGCGGCCACCTGCCGACCGTGGCGACCGGGCTGGTCGAGCGGGTGATGATGGTCCTGGAGATCGCGCTGCTGGCCGTGCTCGGGTACTGGGCGCACCGCGCGATGCCGGCCGGGGTCCGCTTCCGGCCGGTGCGTCCCGCGGCCTGACCGGGTCACAACTCGCGTGATCCAGCCCGTCTTTCGCGTGATCCGGGCCGTCATCCGCGTGATTGGGGCCGTCATCCGCGTGATTGGGGCCGTAACTCGCGAGTTCCGGCTCCAATCACGCGAGTTCCGGCTCCAATCACGCGAGTTCCGGCTCTGATCACGCGAGTTCCGGCTTTGATCACGCGAGTTACGGGTAACGGGCTTGGTCGGCTGGCTGATCCCGGGTGCGGATCAGCGCGTACCGCACCGCGCCCGTCGGTCACCTCCCGCACCTTGCCAGAGCCCGCCCGGCTAGGTTGGGGCCCGCAGGGGGATTCCAGGGAGGCTCGGGTGAACGTCGCCGGTGGGGTGCTGCCGGTCGCCGCCGGGGTGGCCCTTCTCGTGTTCGCCGTGCGGATGGCGCGTGAACCGCGGCGGCTGAGCAACGCCGTCTGGCTCGGGGTCGCGCTGCTGCTGACCGCGCTGTGGCTGCTGCGCACGGCATGGCACCTGGAGTGGCTGACCCCGGTGCTGCTGGGCCTGCTCGGCGTCGTGGCGGTGCTCGTCGCCCTGGTGCTGCCGGCCGCGCTGATCGCCAACGGCGTGCGGATGTGGCGGCGGGAAGGGCGCAGCGCCGGGAACCTGCTTTCGCTCGGGCTCGGCGCCGGGCTGGTCACGCTGGAAGCCCTCGCGTTCGCGCCGCTCGGCCGGTGGGGTTCGGCCGTCGTGGCCATCGCCGCCGTGCTGGCCGGCTACTTCGGGTTC belongs to Amycolatopsis tolypomycina and includes:
- a CDS encoding cytochrome P450; the protein is MTTMTSPATLPPGPTAPRAVQGVYALTQPLRGMRRLKERYGDAFTVNVPIFGNAVVISDPAEIKQLFTSGPDLVDNLEVNLGRVLGSRSMFALSGDEHKRQRKLLVPPFHGRRLATYERIVEEETVRELASWPEDKAFATLPSMMRITLNAILRAVFGAEGAEFAELRALLPPFVTLGSRLAVAPISKKGRFNPWRRFERLRREYDAIVDRLIAKARAEPKDDVLSMMLQTRYDDGSGLSREDISDQLLTLLTAGHETTATTLAWAVERLRRHPELLAELRTDDKLLDATILEVQRTRPVIDLTARQVKQDGFRLGRWTLPKGYAVLVSIALIHDDDAVFPHAATFDPHRFAGARPDLYQWIPFGGGTRRCLGAAFATMEMTVVLRTLLRDFTLVPTSAPGERWHSRGVAYAPAKGGRAVVRRRSTTGGEQ
- a CDS encoding alpha/beta fold hydrolase, giving the protein MTEQIADVGRGISLAYERIGDAGAEPLVLVAGLGQQLHSWPDAFCAELAGRGYEVIRFDNRDAGRSTHPRFRPPSLPGMLAGRFPAQQYDLTDMAADTAGLFDALDLETAHIAGVSMGGMISQTTAALYPARIRTLTSIMSTTGSRLLGRPALSTLRMMGAKPPKSRDEAVENAVRMFRHIGSHGFPFDEAGVRERAGTGWDRDPTSGGVGRQLAAIMKSGNRTPLLRKITAPTLVIHGDRDRMVHPTGGAATARAIRGARLETVRGMGHDLPEGAWPTILDLIDRHARSSDVPAS
- a CDS encoding SDR family NAD(P)-dependent oxidoreductase, with translation MSRPRSLGGRPVVITGAASGIGRALATRLSRLGSPVALADVDEDGLKATAAALHGRVFTRVLDVRDAEDQLRFAAEVKDWLPAPLAAVFNNAGVAVTSSVLDAVPEDDDWLHDINFRGVVHGTRAFLPILVEQGEGAIVNTSSVYGLLGVPYQSAYCAAKFAVRGFTESLRQELHGTAVRAITVHPGGITTNIARNARVRRDPQGLGRTKEQMAAQFEAMTMTSPDKAAAIIHTGVDRGKARILVGPDAYVFDALTRITPTHYNAVLTRVLQRTRRTKAV
- a CDS encoding flavin-containing monooxygenase, which codes for MTEHLDVLIVGAGLSGVGAAHHLRTAFPRKNYAILEARDSIGGTWDLFRYPGVRSDSDMQTLGYRFRPWTDAKAIADGPSILGYVRDTAAEAGIDRHIRFGHQVVRAAWSTQDARWTVEAEHDGQPVTFTAKFLYLCSGYYDYAAGHTPEFPGLEDFGGTVVHPQHWPEDLDYTGKKVVVIGSGATAVTLVPAMTDRAAHVTMLQRSPTYILSLPSEDALANRLRGLLGARLAYPIARWKNVAVSTLIYQLSRRRPGLVKAMIRRATVKQLPAGYAVDTHFKPRYQPWDQRLCLVPDGDLFRSLKRGDASIVTDRIAAFTKTGIRLESGDELEADVVVTATGLRLLAFGGIELAVDGNPVKLPETMAYKGMMLSGVPNFAFTIGYTNASWTLKADLVGEYVVRLLRHLDRHGFDQCVPVNDDPAVTERPLLDFDAGYVQRSIDEFPKAGSRPPWQLGMSYAHDVVKLRHGKLDDSALRFSRRPGTGAGRLSA
- a CDS encoding NAD(+)/NADH kinase — translated: MHAAGLVLHPRRDSAAAVEAVLGWAGKRNIEILGITDEIVRLDCAAVGVPPEELGRRADLLVSLGGDGTMLRAMRLADGQRAPVLGVNLGKLGFLAEVDVPDLPGALSAIDDHEFTVEPRLAVDAVLQGRRITAFNDIAVVRVPGEGSAVVAVRVGGQPFVSYSADAVVVATPTGSTAYSFSAGGPITSPSVEALLVTPAAPHSAYSRGVVLSVHDEVTLELLPTSGRLAVEVDGQVEGYVSPGERLDLRARPSAARVVRLGMTTFYQRARRKLRLTDSAEIPQDGDH
- a CDS encoding DUF998 domain-containing protein — its product is MRPRLRARLLVPTALTAFLGAVVLLAVLHVDRRLAPLDPVSTMLSDYALSPGRWLWDSALLLTSTGSALLLVALYRRGLLANPALVAAKALWCVSLLAVVIFAKDPQGGAITATGKIHLYASAVTCLSLPVVGWALGRRHRDDPRWRRVATWSRRLALAAIPFYLPFIVPFAVNVVFGGHLPTVATGLVERVMMVLEIALLAVLGYWAHRAMPAGVRFRPVRPAA